In one Bactrocera tryoni isolate S06 chromosome 5, CSIRO_BtryS06_freeze2, whole genome shotgun sequence genomic region, the following are encoded:
- the LOC120779087 gene encoding serine/threonine-protein phosphatase 6 regulatory subunit 3 isoform X1, with protein sequence MFWDKSYTPSQNIEALLEKENATVEEFLDDDDILLECRSQKKSIVIYFTRTDVIRRLVELITTEPSEDLPLAQRYRHAHMACEILTLGLPSLDEKLLSDEHILETLYSYLENEPPLNPLLSSFFSKTFSMLFTKKAEQDWFLNQQMCLKLLEYIKSQNNFLDLICKHFSTPVIPDLIMQMMREVEGQMKRNLYEWLTEDKLVERLIELIGNPQEIDKHANVAEFLCDLIQQGRSMRYTEQENDTFEPTFDGSNPILKCIESERNVEALLNVILEPNAQESAVVSGISVVLMLLKPVVFTDEPNSDRMKFIQNREKEIREQILSTVISVIAPRLKDFNELLRNPPNKPELVTTAAKLSQPFGMTRLQICRIFTVLLQTKNETISKAVCETDFFETLLILFKQYCWNNFLHSEVEKCLQLVFYTKLSNNNNSMQGSTIVNDGSFNKTGNNVENTSFFDFIFKSDNSKDENFEVNEANKNVEKEEKSSVEKEDVEMKTDEQIGEGKGEIATEEKSESNETAANANAMETDEGTVEKVTENAEAPTTSDVDEERKEDEINEQNKTKAQTDSVPSALQIHVIEKCKLISKLIDCWKYNTEMESAEKGRRLGYMGHLIKIFKHITNSISESEHIGALIESSLSDEFELKLWQSIINPTDGDLTKALATQNKMLANCNAHEAGDYSPHLSKDFDNSTWDYIMSSNMISNLGFNDSGSNDIVFALEHDIYRNNLLENDDNAENDLNLFQFGRNIDDDDDEDDENNAGGAGSGGGGTGSSLFGKNAVSTSALQAFGVTNNPWDDMDPFSDLTANSNATPWTADFNSDNFADFDSHFSSFANDLGESLVSAASTTPENAAGKENSNNGDGSTAATVSNQVQRNTTDNGAILSDISRTIAPAFTSSKAETGYDNNANVEKSITLVTQEIGEFADGTDVADDLDVSSEKALATSLVRTLQSVMQDSEDDYEDDEGMWTKPLGGRAVDAHDDESDDSDQKSNELSFTNGPSSQEVHANDNTHKLNKTDDDDSSTIAAAHINENAGSENVQVAATISDAKRTSSSISLDTIADVGCNATAVAKASSTSNAVEIAPTTT encoded by the exons atgttttgggaCAAAAGCTACACACCGTCACAGAATATAGAGGCGCTATTGGAGAAAGAG aaTGCTACTGTTGAGGAATTTCTGGACGATGATGATATCCTATTGGAGTGTCGATCacaaaaaaaatctattgtTATTTA TTTCACTCGCACTGATGTAATCAGACGCCTTGTTGAACTCATTACGACAGAACCTTCTGAGGATCTACCCTTGGCCCAAAGATATCGCCATGCGCATATGGCTTGTGAGATTTTAACACT CGGTTTGCCGTCCTTAGATGAAAAGCTTTTGTCTGATGAACATATATTAGAAACCCTATATTCATATCTGGAAAATGAACCACCGTTAAATCCTTTGCTATCGTCATTTTTTAGCAAAACGTTTAGTATGCTCTTCACAAAAAAGGCTGAACAAGATTGGTTTTTGAATCAACAAATGTGCCTAAAACTTTTGGAATACATTAAgtcgcaaaataattttttggatttaaTTTGTAAGCATTTTTCCACACCCGTTATACCCGATTTGATAATGCAAATGATGCGGGAGGTAGAAGGTCAAATGAAACGGAATTTATATGAA tgGCTCACTGAAGATAAACTTGTAGAGAGACTGATTGAATTAATTGGCAATCCTCAAGAAATTGACAAGCATGCAAATGTGGCGGAATTCCTCTGTGATTTAATACAACAAGGTCGTTCTATGCGTTATACCGAGCAGGAGAATGACACGTTTGAGCCCACATTCGACGGTTCAAATCCAATCTTGAAATGTATCGAAAGTGAGCGCAATGTTGAAGCCTTGTTGAATGTGATTTTAGAACCAAACGCGCAAGAAAGCGCAGTCGTATCAGGAATATCGGTTGTACTTATGCTTTTAAAACCAGTTGTTTTTAC TGATGAACCTAATTCCGATCGtatgaaatttatacaaaatcgTGAAAAAGAGATTCGTGAACAAATACTCTCTACTGTGATTAGTGTCATTGCACCGCGTCTTAAAGATTTCAATGAGTTACTTAGAAACCCGCCTAAT aaaccagAATTAGTGACTACAGCAGCTAAGTTATCACAGCCGTTTGGCATGACTCGTTTGCAAATCTGCCGTATTTTTACAGTATTATTGCAGACTAAAAACGAAACAATTTCAAAAGC TGTCTGTGAAACGGATTTCTTCGAAACCTTATTAATCCTCTTCAAGCAATATTGttggaataattttttgcatAGCGAAGTTGAAAAGTGTCTTCAATTAGTATTTTATACAAAACTATCAAATAACAATAATTCAATGCAAGGCAGTACAATTGTGAATGATGGGTCATTCAATAAAACGGGAAACAATGTGGAAAATACATCgtttttcgatttcattttcaaGTCTGATAATAGTAAAgatgaaaattttgaagttaatgaggcaaacaaaaatgttgaaaaagaagaaaaatcatCCGTCGAAAAAGAAGACGTCGAAATGAAAACGGATGAACAAATTGGCGAAGGCAAAGGCGAAATAGCAACGGAAGAAAAATCTGAAAGTAATGAAACCGCTGCAAATGCTAACGCCATGGAAACAGATGAAGGTACTGTAGAAAAGGTGACAGAAAACGCAGAAGCGCCAACTACTTCAGATGTTGATGAGGAACGTAAGGAAGATGAGATTAACGAGCAGAACAAAACCAAAGCGCAAACCGACAGTGTTCCGTCCGCATTGCAAATACAC gtaattgaaaagtgtaagctgatttcgaaattaattgaCTGTTGGAAATATAACACAGAGATGGA GTCAGCCGAAAAAGGTCGTCGTCTCGGTTATATGggacatttaataaaaatattcaaacatattacGAATAGTATATCAGAATCTGAACATATCGGTGCCTTAATTGAGAGTAGTTTAAGTGATGAGTTTGAGTTAAAATTGTGGCAATCAATAATAAATCCAACCGATGGTGATCTAACAAAGGCCTTAGccacacaaaataaaatgttagcGAATTGTAATGCCCATGAGGCGGGTGACTACAGTCCACATTTATCAAAAGATTTTGATAACAGCACTTGGGATTATATTATGTCATCGAATATGAT cAGTAATCTTGGCTTCAATGATTCCGGTTCAAAC GACATAGTTTTTGCGCTTGAACATGACATCTATCGCAATAATCTGCTCGAAAACGATGATAACGCCGAAAACGACCTTAATTTGTTTCAGTTCGGTCGCAATATTGACGACGACGATGACGAGGACGATGAAAACAACGCTGGCGGTGCTGGCAGTGGCGGTGGCGGAACCGGCTCTTCTCTCTTCGGCAAAAATGCTGTTTCCACATCAGCTCTACAAGCGTTCGGCGTAACCAACAATCCATGGGATGATATGGATCCGTTCAGCGATCTAACTGCGAATAGCAATGCAACACCGTGGACAGCTGATTTCAATTCGGATAATTTTGCTGATTTCGATTCGCATTTCAGTTCGTTCGCCAACGATTTGGGCGAGAGTTTAGTGAGTGCGGCATCTACAACACCTGAAAATGCTGCCGGTAAAGAGAACAGCAATAACGGTGATGGCAGTACCGCTGCTACTGTTAGCAACCAAGTGCAACGAAACACCACCGATAACGGTGCAATTTTGAGTGACATCAGCCGTACTATCGCGCCAGCTTTCACCAGTAGCAAGGCCGAAACTGGTTATGATAATAATGCAAATGTTGAGAAGAGTATAACGCTGGTAACGCAAGAGATTGGTGAGTTTGCGGATGGCACCGACGTCGCAGATGATTTGGATGTGTCGAGTGAGAAGGCTTTGGCCACTTCGTTGGTGCGTACACTACAGTCGGTGATGCAGGATTCTGAAGATGACTATGAGGATGATGAGGGCATGTGGACAAAACCGCTGGGCGGCAGAGCAGTGGATGCGCACGATGATGAAAGTGATGACAGCGATCAGAAGTCCAATGAGCTGAGTTTCACCAACGGCCCGAGCAGCcaagaagttcacgcaaatgatAATACACATAAATT AAACAAAACTGATGATGATGACTCCAGCACAATTGCAGCGGCGCACATAAATGAGAATGCAGGCAGTGAAAACGTTCAAGTTGCCGCTACAATTAGCGATGCGAAACGCACAAGCAGTTCCATATCTCTAGACACCATCGCAGATGTGGGTTGCAATGCCACTGCCGTGGCTAAGGCATCATCGACTAGTAATGCTGTTGAAATTgctccaacaacaacataa
- the LOC120779087 gene encoding serine/threonine-protein phosphatase 6 regulatory subunit 3 isoform X4 → MFWDKSYTPSQNIEALLEKENATVEEFLDDDDILLECRSQKKSIVIYFTRTDVIRRLVELITTEPSEDLPLAQRYRHAHMACEILTLGLPSLDEKLLSDEHILETLYSYLENEPPLNPLLSSFFSKTFSMLFTKKAEQDWFLNQQMCLKLLEYIKSQNNFLDLICKHFSTPVIPDLIMQMMREVEGQMKRNLYEWLTEDKLVERLIELIGNPQEIDKHANVAEFLCDLIQQGRSMRYTEQENDTFEPTFDGSNPILKCIESERNVEALLNVILEPNAQESAVVSGISVVLMLLKPVVFTDEPNSDRMKFIQNREKEIREQILSTVISVIAPRLKDFNELLRNPPNKPELVTTAAKLSQPFGMTRLQICRIFTVLLQTKNETISKAVCETDFFETLLILFKQYCWNNFLHSEVEKCLQLVFYTKLSNNNNSMQGSTIVNDGSFNKTGNNVENTSFFDFIFKSDNSKDENFEVNEANKNVEKEEKSSVEKEDVEMKTDEQIGEGKGEIATEEKSESNETAANANAMETDEGTVEKVTENAEAPTTSDVDEERKEDEINEQNKTKAQTDSVPSALQIHVIEKCKLISKLIDCWKYNTEMESAEKGRRLGYMGHLIKIFKHITNSISESEHIGALIESSLSDEFELKLWQSIINPTDGDLTKALATQNKMLANCNAHEAGDYSPHLSKDFDNSTWDYIMSSNMINLGFNDSGSNFGRNIDDDDDEDDENNAGGAGSGGGGTGSSLFGKNAVSTSALQAFGVTNNPWDDMDPFSDLTANSNATPWTADFNSDNFADFDSHFSSFANDLGESLVSAASTTPENAAGKENSNNGDGSTAATVSNQVQRNTTDNGAILSDISRTIAPAFTSSKAETGYDNNANVEKSITLVTQEIGEFADGTDVADDLDVSSEKALATSLVRTLQSVMQDSEDDYEDDEGMWTKPLGGRAVDAHDDESDDSDQKSNELSFTNGPSSQEVHANDNTHKLNKTDDDDSSTIAAAHINENAGSENVQVAATISDAKRTSSSISLDTIADVGCNATAVAKASSTSNAVEIAPTTT, encoded by the exons atgttttgggaCAAAAGCTACACACCGTCACAGAATATAGAGGCGCTATTGGAGAAAGAG aaTGCTACTGTTGAGGAATTTCTGGACGATGATGATATCCTATTGGAGTGTCGATCacaaaaaaaatctattgtTATTTA TTTCACTCGCACTGATGTAATCAGACGCCTTGTTGAACTCATTACGACAGAACCTTCTGAGGATCTACCCTTGGCCCAAAGATATCGCCATGCGCATATGGCTTGTGAGATTTTAACACT CGGTTTGCCGTCCTTAGATGAAAAGCTTTTGTCTGATGAACATATATTAGAAACCCTATATTCATATCTGGAAAATGAACCACCGTTAAATCCTTTGCTATCGTCATTTTTTAGCAAAACGTTTAGTATGCTCTTCACAAAAAAGGCTGAACAAGATTGGTTTTTGAATCAACAAATGTGCCTAAAACTTTTGGAATACATTAAgtcgcaaaataattttttggatttaaTTTGTAAGCATTTTTCCACACCCGTTATACCCGATTTGATAATGCAAATGATGCGGGAGGTAGAAGGTCAAATGAAACGGAATTTATATGAA tgGCTCACTGAAGATAAACTTGTAGAGAGACTGATTGAATTAATTGGCAATCCTCAAGAAATTGACAAGCATGCAAATGTGGCGGAATTCCTCTGTGATTTAATACAACAAGGTCGTTCTATGCGTTATACCGAGCAGGAGAATGACACGTTTGAGCCCACATTCGACGGTTCAAATCCAATCTTGAAATGTATCGAAAGTGAGCGCAATGTTGAAGCCTTGTTGAATGTGATTTTAGAACCAAACGCGCAAGAAAGCGCAGTCGTATCAGGAATATCGGTTGTACTTATGCTTTTAAAACCAGTTGTTTTTAC TGATGAACCTAATTCCGATCGtatgaaatttatacaaaatcgTGAAAAAGAGATTCGTGAACAAATACTCTCTACTGTGATTAGTGTCATTGCACCGCGTCTTAAAGATTTCAATGAGTTACTTAGAAACCCGCCTAAT aaaccagAATTAGTGACTACAGCAGCTAAGTTATCACAGCCGTTTGGCATGACTCGTTTGCAAATCTGCCGTATTTTTACAGTATTATTGCAGACTAAAAACGAAACAATTTCAAAAGC TGTCTGTGAAACGGATTTCTTCGAAACCTTATTAATCCTCTTCAAGCAATATTGttggaataattttttgcatAGCGAAGTTGAAAAGTGTCTTCAATTAGTATTTTATACAAAACTATCAAATAACAATAATTCAATGCAAGGCAGTACAATTGTGAATGATGGGTCATTCAATAAAACGGGAAACAATGTGGAAAATACATCgtttttcgatttcattttcaaGTCTGATAATAGTAAAgatgaaaattttgaagttaatgaggcaaacaaaaatgttgaaaaagaagaaaaatcatCCGTCGAAAAAGAAGACGTCGAAATGAAAACGGATGAACAAATTGGCGAAGGCAAAGGCGAAATAGCAACGGAAGAAAAATCTGAAAGTAATGAAACCGCTGCAAATGCTAACGCCATGGAAACAGATGAAGGTACTGTAGAAAAGGTGACAGAAAACGCAGAAGCGCCAACTACTTCAGATGTTGATGAGGAACGTAAGGAAGATGAGATTAACGAGCAGAACAAAACCAAAGCGCAAACCGACAGTGTTCCGTCCGCATTGCAAATACAC gtaattgaaaagtgtaagctgatttcgaaattaattgaCTGTTGGAAATATAACACAGAGATGGA GTCAGCCGAAAAAGGTCGTCGTCTCGGTTATATGggacatttaataaaaatattcaaacatattacGAATAGTATATCAGAATCTGAACATATCGGTGCCTTAATTGAGAGTAGTTTAAGTGATGAGTTTGAGTTAAAATTGTGGCAATCAATAATAAATCCAACCGATGGTGATCTAACAAAGGCCTTAGccacacaaaataaaatgttagcGAATTGTAATGCCCATGAGGCGGGTGACTACAGTCCACATTTATCAAAAGATTTTGATAACAGCACTTGGGATTATATTATGTCATCGAATATGAT TAATCTTGGCTTCAATGATTCCGGTTCAAAC TTCGGTCGCAATATTGACGACGACGATGACGAGGACGATGAAAACAACGCTGGCGGTGCTGGCAGTGGCGGTGGCGGAACCGGCTCTTCTCTCTTCGGCAAAAATGCTGTTTCCACATCAGCTCTACAAGCGTTCGGCGTAACCAACAATCCATGGGATGATATGGATCCGTTCAGCGATCTAACTGCGAATAGCAATGCAACACCGTGGACAGCTGATTTCAATTCGGATAATTTTGCTGATTTCGATTCGCATTTCAGTTCGTTCGCCAACGATTTGGGCGAGAGTTTAGTGAGTGCGGCATCTACAACACCTGAAAATGCTGCCGGTAAAGAGAACAGCAATAACGGTGATGGCAGTACCGCTGCTACTGTTAGCAACCAAGTGCAACGAAACACCACCGATAACGGTGCAATTTTGAGTGACATCAGCCGTACTATCGCGCCAGCTTTCACCAGTAGCAAGGCCGAAACTGGTTATGATAATAATGCAAATGTTGAGAAGAGTATAACGCTGGTAACGCAAGAGATTGGTGAGTTTGCGGATGGCACCGACGTCGCAGATGATTTGGATGTGTCGAGTGAGAAGGCTTTGGCCACTTCGTTGGTGCGTACACTACAGTCGGTGATGCAGGATTCTGAAGATGACTATGAGGATGATGAGGGCATGTGGACAAAACCGCTGGGCGGCAGAGCAGTGGATGCGCACGATGATGAAAGTGATGACAGCGATCAGAAGTCCAATGAGCTGAGTTTCACCAACGGCCCGAGCAGCcaagaagttcacgcaaatgatAATACACATAAATT AAACAAAACTGATGATGATGACTCCAGCACAATTGCAGCGGCGCACATAAATGAGAATGCAGGCAGTGAAAACGTTCAAGTTGCCGCTACAATTAGCGATGCGAAACGCACAAGCAGTTCCATATCTCTAGACACCATCGCAGATGTGGGTTGCAATGCCACTGCCGTGGCTAAGGCATCATCGACTAGTAATGCTGTTGAAATTgctccaacaacaacataa
- the LOC120779087 gene encoding serine/threonine-protein phosphatase 6 regulatory subunit 3 isoform X3, with protein MFWDKSYTPSQNIEALLEKENATVEEFLDDDDILLECRSQKKSIVIYFTRTDVIRRLVELITTEPSEDLPLAQRYRHAHMACEILTLGLPSLDEKLLSDEHILETLYSYLENEPPLNPLLSSFFSKTFSMLFTKKAEQDWFLNQQMCLKLLEYIKSQNNFLDLICKHFSTPVIPDLIMQMMREVEGQMKRNLYEWLTEDKLVERLIELIGNPQEIDKHANVAEFLCDLIQQGRSMRYTEQENDTFEPTFDGSNPILKCIESERNVEALLNVILEPNAQESAVVSGISVVLMLLKPVVFTDEPNSDRMKFIQNREKEIREQILSTVISVIAPRLKDFNELLRNPPNKPELVTTAAKLSQPFGMTRLQICRIFTVLLQTKNETISKAVCETDFFETLLILFKQYCWNNFLHSEVEKCLQLVFYTKLSNNNNSMQGSTIVNDGSFNKTGNNVENTSFFDFIFKSDNSKDENFEVNEANKNVEKEEKSSVEKEDVEMKTDEQIGEGKGEIATEEKSESNETAANANAMETDEGTVEKVTENAEAPTTSDVDEERKEDEINEQNKTKAQTDSVPSALQIHVIEKCKLISKLIDCWKYNTEMESAEKGRRLGYMGHLIKIFKHITNSISESEHIGALIESSLSDEFELKLWQSIINPTDGDLTKALATQNKMLANCNAHEAGDYSPHLSKDFDNSTWDYIMSSNMISNLGFNDSGSNFGRNIDDDDDEDDENNAGGAGSGGGGTGSSLFGKNAVSTSALQAFGVTNNPWDDMDPFSDLTANSNATPWTADFNSDNFADFDSHFSSFANDLGESLVSAASTTPENAAGKENSNNGDGSTAATVSNQVQRNTTDNGAILSDISRTIAPAFTSSKAETGYDNNANVEKSITLVTQEIGEFADGTDVADDLDVSSEKALATSLVRTLQSVMQDSEDDYEDDEGMWTKPLGGRAVDAHDDESDDSDQKSNELSFTNGPSSQEVHANDNTHKLNKTDDDDSSTIAAAHINENAGSENVQVAATISDAKRTSSSISLDTIADVGCNATAVAKASSTSNAVEIAPTTT; from the exons atgttttgggaCAAAAGCTACACACCGTCACAGAATATAGAGGCGCTATTGGAGAAAGAG aaTGCTACTGTTGAGGAATTTCTGGACGATGATGATATCCTATTGGAGTGTCGATCacaaaaaaaatctattgtTATTTA TTTCACTCGCACTGATGTAATCAGACGCCTTGTTGAACTCATTACGACAGAACCTTCTGAGGATCTACCCTTGGCCCAAAGATATCGCCATGCGCATATGGCTTGTGAGATTTTAACACT CGGTTTGCCGTCCTTAGATGAAAAGCTTTTGTCTGATGAACATATATTAGAAACCCTATATTCATATCTGGAAAATGAACCACCGTTAAATCCTTTGCTATCGTCATTTTTTAGCAAAACGTTTAGTATGCTCTTCACAAAAAAGGCTGAACAAGATTGGTTTTTGAATCAACAAATGTGCCTAAAACTTTTGGAATACATTAAgtcgcaaaataattttttggatttaaTTTGTAAGCATTTTTCCACACCCGTTATACCCGATTTGATAATGCAAATGATGCGGGAGGTAGAAGGTCAAATGAAACGGAATTTATATGAA tgGCTCACTGAAGATAAACTTGTAGAGAGACTGATTGAATTAATTGGCAATCCTCAAGAAATTGACAAGCATGCAAATGTGGCGGAATTCCTCTGTGATTTAATACAACAAGGTCGTTCTATGCGTTATACCGAGCAGGAGAATGACACGTTTGAGCCCACATTCGACGGTTCAAATCCAATCTTGAAATGTATCGAAAGTGAGCGCAATGTTGAAGCCTTGTTGAATGTGATTTTAGAACCAAACGCGCAAGAAAGCGCAGTCGTATCAGGAATATCGGTTGTACTTATGCTTTTAAAACCAGTTGTTTTTAC TGATGAACCTAATTCCGATCGtatgaaatttatacaaaatcgTGAAAAAGAGATTCGTGAACAAATACTCTCTACTGTGATTAGTGTCATTGCACCGCGTCTTAAAGATTTCAATGAGTTACTTAGAAACCCGCCTAAT aaaccagAATTAGTGACTACAGCAGCTAAGTTATCACAGCCGTTTGGCATGACTCGTTTGCAAATCTGCCGTATTTTTACAGTATTATTGCAGACTAAAAACGAAACAATTTCAAAAGC TGTCTGTGAAACGGATTTCTTCGAAACCTTATTAATCCTCTTCAAGCAATATTGttggaataattttttgcatAGCGAAGTTGAAAAGTGTCTTCAATTAGTATTTTATACAAAACTATCAAATAACAATAATTCAATGCAAGGCAGTACAATTGTGAATGATGGGTCATTCAATAAAACGGGAAACAATGTGGAAAATACATCgtttttcgatttcattttcaaGTCTGATAATAGTAAAgatgaaaattttgaagttaatgaggcaaacaaaaatgttgaaaaagaagaaaaatcatCCGTCGAAAAAGAAGACGTCGAAATGAAAACGGATGAACAAATTGGCGAAGGCAAAGGCGAAATAGCAACGGAAGAAAAATCTGAAAGTAATGAAACCGCTGCAAATGCTAACGCCATGGAAACAGATGAAGGTACTGTAGAAAAGGTGACAGAAAACGCAGAAGCGCCAACTACTTCAGATGTTGATGAGGAACGTAAGGAAGATGAGATTAACGAGCAGAACAAAACCAAAGCGCAAACCGACAGTGTTCCGTCCGCATTGCAAATACAC gtaattgaaaagtgtaagctgatttcgaaattaattgaCTGTTGGAAATATAACACAGAGATGGA GTCAGCCGAAAAAGGTCGTCGTCTCGGTTATATGggacatttaataaaaatattcaaacatattacGAATAGTATATCAGAATCTGAACATATCGGTGCCTTAATTGAGAGTAGTTTAAGTGATGAGTTTGAGTTAAAATTGTGGCAATCAATAATAAATCCAACCGATGGTGATCTAACAAAGGCCTTAGccacacaaaataaaatgttagcGAATTGTAATGCCCATGAGGCGGGTGACTACAGTCCACATTTATCAAAAGATTTTGATAACAGCACTTGGGATTATATTATGTCATCGAATATGAT cAGTAATCTTGGCTTCAATGATTCCGGTTCAAAC TTCGGTCGCAATATTGACGACGACGATGACGAGGACGATGAAAACAACGCTGGCGGTGCTGGCAGTGGCGGTGGCGGAACCGGCTCTTCTCTCTTCGGCAAAAATGCTGTTTCCACATCAGCTCTACAAGCGTTCGGCGTAACCAACAATCCATGGGATGATATGGATCCGTTCAGCGATCTAACTGCGAATAGCAATGCAACACCGTGGACAGCTGATTTCAATTCGGATAATTTTGCTGATTTCGATTCGCATTTCAGTTCGTTCGCCAACGATTTGGGCGAGAGTTTAGTGAGTGCGGCATCTACAACACCTGAAAATGCTGCCGGTAAAGAGAACAGCAATAACGGTGATGGCAGTACCGCTGCTACTGTTAGCAACCAAGTGCAACGAAACACCACCGATAACGGTGCAATTTTGAGTGACATCAGCCGTACTATCGCGCCAGCTTTCACCAGTAGCAAGGCCGAAACTGGTTATGATAATAATGCAAATGTTGAGAAGAGTATAACGCTGGTAACGCAAGAGATTGGTGAGTTTGCGGATGGCACCGACGTCGCAGATGATTTGGATGTGTCGAGTGAGAAGGCTTTGGCCACTTCGTTGGTGCGTACACTACAGTCGGTGATGCAGGATTCTGAAGATGACTATGAGGATGATGAGGGCATGTGGACAAAACCGCTGGGCGGCAGAGCAGTGGATGCGCACGATGATGAAAGTGATGACAGCGATCAGAAGTCCAATGAGCTGAGTTTCACCAACGGCCCGAGCAGCcaagaagttcacgcaaatgatAATACACATAAATT AAACAAAACTGATGATGATGACTCCAGCACAATTGCAGCGGCGCACATAAATGAGAATGCAGGCAGTGAAAACGTTCAAGTTGCCGCTACAATTAGCGATGCGAAACGCACAAGCAGTTCCATATCTCTAGACACCATCGCAGATGTGGGTTGCAATGCCACTGCCGTGGCTAAGGCATCATCGACTAGTAATGCTGTTGAAATTgctccaacaacaacataa